cttttattaaaaagaagaatacTTTAGGTTTTAGAATTTATTTGCTCATTTCAGTAAGCATGAGAGatattaaaacacatttaaaattctgaaaataaagttATATGCTGTTATAAAAGACATCTAAAATTCTATCAACAGCATTAGACagggaaaatatattctttaaacagagaaaatacatacattttccaATGATTATATGTAAATCTCAGACAGCCAGTTTTTGTTctacttttaataagaaaatagccacattttattttttctctcaacTAATTGGTAAAGAATctcttattttaatgaaaatgaaaataaggtaTTGATATATTCAACAAGGACATATATGCCCTTTCCTCCTCATAATTCTCAATTATCAAACTTACAATTTGAACACTACAAAGGTAACTTATAGCAAGGACCCTTATAGTGATAAGAAATAAATCTAATTACCATATCCTTTGAATAGATGTAATATAAATTTCATTGCTCACTTAAAAGTTCTAAAGTTAACAGCATAAACTTGAAGTTGAGTAATTAAGTAATCCTTATATAGACACTTATTAAAGTATTTATACATATTATCTTAAATCTACATCTATCATTTTGCCAATTAAAATTAGGACTTTAATTGCAATTAAGTAATTTAATTGCCAATTGAACAGCAAAATTGCTAAGTGACTAATTTTAATGCCTATTTTAATTACCAATCATGACTGGGGAGGGAGCTAATCAAGTTACATCAAGCACTACCAGAGTAATGatgtgaaagaaaaggagaacaaacATTCAAGGCTACacgctttttaaaaagaaacataaattaaataaatgcaaacacaatctgataaatgtataaaaatactgTATTTCAATATCTGAATACAGAACATGAAAAAGAACAAGGTTAATTAAAGAAAGAGCTCCTGTCAATCTTCAGTCAAGAGTCAGGGCAACCCAAGTCAATTTTTTTATATGGTGTTTGTACGGCACTCATACCAACCCATATAAAGACAAAGCTGCAGACTGATGAGACTGAGGGACCACTTCCTGCTTGACTGGGGTAATGTCACAACTGCCACTTTCTTTTTGAATGAAATGCtcataaaagagagaaacaagcTTCTAAGGCAACAACAGGGGTTTTGAATTTGAAAAGCTCAAGTGCAATGGGGTCCACACTCTTTCCTGATGACTCAACCCCACTAAGCTTAATGGAGAGTTTTTATCAGAATCCTAATGCCTGTTCCTAACTGGTTACATGCTGCCTTGAGAAAACCATAAACTTAGTAGAACTTAAAGATCACAAATTTATCTgtgagaagaaaaatggaaataaaattactTAGTATGGAGAATATACCtagttgtcttttgtttttttttttttcttaaggccCTATATTCATGGCcatcagaaacacagaaatattttcttgGCCAACCCatgcatatttttttcaaaagttttccCGTCTAAACAAATTCTCCAATTAACAACATGGAAGGGCGACACTGAAAAGATAAGTTTAAGTTTGgccactcaaaaacaaaacagaaagttatTTCCTAGTGGACAAAGGCAGTGGCAGTCCTGGTGTTCCCAGGGCAATCAGAGACGTGATTTGGAATAACAGTATACATCTATCAACTCTTTAAATTGAAATGACGCCGTAAGCTCTTAGGTTTGTTGCCAAATAAGTAGACAAAAAGCCGTCTGTATCTGTCAAGGTACCTGAGATTATCAGTTAAATGTACACGTAATGATATAACTGGAGACAGAGAGCAAAGAGTGTGCCTTAAGAGTTTGCTTCAACTCCAAGATGAAGCCCAGGAGGCCTTTTGGCCTGGATTTGAAGGAGGAACAGTTTAATAATCACAGGGCTTGACAAAAGGTTGCAGTATCTGCCCATGACACTAACAGCTTTATAAGGCAGGTTCTGTGTGACTGATTAAGGGACACGGTTACTGTCAATTCACAGGTCATGAAGATGGAGTCATTATTGACAAGTTGACCCCTGGTCTGGGTTTAAATTCATAGAGTGTTGGTGCTACAGAACAAACTAAAACCTCCGCTAGCAAagattattggaaaaaaaaaaaaaaaaccagcaaagaATCTCACCATAAGTAAGACACAGTCTAAGTTGTTCTGTATAAGATTCTTTGCTATATAAATAGGCAAAAGGCGTTAGATATAATTACAGAATGTCTGGACTAACCCAAACACTGCTTCACAAACCATCAGCCATTATAAGGTGTGTGCGTCCAGGGGATGAGGGTGTCATCTTGGCCTTTCAAAATGGTTGTGAAAGGACATGATATATAAACTTCTGAAATGTTATCACTTtctgaaatgtataaaattaaaaataaacacatttttttagaCTGTTCttgtctattttatatattttggtagTCTAGTCTATCAGTTCACatgaacattttacattttattgaatgcaaaaaaaaaccctatatatTATGTTTCTAGCTTTATGATATCCCTTCATAAGTAAAAGTCGACGTGAAATTAAAGTGTGAATAATACTTTAATTTGTAATCTTAGGTTATTGCTTATCTTTTACTGTGATCTGCATCTGTGAATCAAAAATACAAGGTAGTGTAAGAAGACAATCATGTTTATAGTCCAAGCTTACAGGcagttacaatattttattagtCGCCAGGTTTTAAAATCTAATGTGAAGTATTATTAAGCCATTCAGTAGGATCTAAACGATGACTTCGGTGTGTTGATACTGACAtcctgagaagaaaaaaaagttattatatTCACATTCTATCCACAACCAAGGTTTGGattaagacacagagaaagaataagGGTATAGGAACTGGTTTGCAGAAAAAGTTCTAGTTAGAGTTTAAGTTCATTATTTCTTAGAACTGTTTTCTTAAGAGTTGAAGTAGGAATTTTGCTGGTTTTAggtgagaatttcataaatgtaacAAGATTTAGCAATAACACTGAGACAAATCCTAGGAGTCCTTAAAGTGTGGTGTTCTTATAGAACTCTTAAGTTTAACTATCTCCGGAAGTCATGTTTTCCACCTCTCCACACCTCACCTGTTAGTAGGTAGAGTGGCAATTTCCAAGATCAGTTTTGTTAAACTTTATCAATGTTGCATGTCTATAGATggaagagggtggagggagaagaTTCAGAAACCGATTTTTACTGCCAGAATGATGTGATAGTGTCCCTCGGACTACCAATAGTTGATTCTAGAATTTGAAATGTAGCTCTGTAACTCAATTTATACCACAGCAATCGGGCGATGCTATCTTCCTGTTGTTATAACGCATCAGGTCAAGGGATATAAATTGTACCAGGTAATTCATTTTGCTGTTCAGAGAGTCATTAGGTTCCTCCCAGAATATATATGATTGATATCCCTGGAGGTGAAAGGCTAAAGGAACCATATGGCAACATGTTGCATTCCGTATGCTATCTGCCCATCCGTGCTTAAGCTGCCATTAGCAACATCTGTACCTTACAGAAATCCAGCTGCGCCGACGATGGCTGACGGAATTGtactgggtggggggtgggaggggagatcTAGCTTAGCGCCATTAACTCGAGACTTAAGAGTCTATCTACCAGGACGAATGGAAGCCTTCACAATTAGACGAGACGACACAAATgctttattaaagtttaattCTGAACTCCCAATTAGCGAAAGTGCGTTACAAATCGATTGCAATTTCCTAGAAGGCGCAGCAAGTTCTCGGCAGCCTGCTTGCCTGCCACGTGCGAGGGGCTGCGGAGCAGCCGGAAGGACTAGGCTCAAGGCTGGCCTCCGCGGCCAACAAGTCCCTAAAAGTCCCTGCCAGGGCGACAGTGGGGCTCGGGCGAGCCAGGGTTGGGAGCAAGAGGGCCTCCGGATCGGGGAAACATGGGGAAGGAGTGGCCCGGGAGGGTTTAGGGAGGAGGGCGACAGGGTGCCCGTGTCGCGCCGCGCCGGCCTCTCGGGAGGAGCCTGGTGGAACTGGTCACATTGAAGTTTCTCTCCCGCTCCGGCGCTCCACGCCCACCTCGGCTTTCTGCCCCGGTGCAGGCCACCGCGGGGACAGAAGTCGGGGAAGGGCCGCCCCCGGGCCTCCCGGAGCCCCCAGCCCGGTCCAATACACGTTACCTGCCCAGCGCTCCCGGCCCCAGGTCGCCGAGTCCCCGGGCGCGGAGTGGTCGAGCAGCCCggctccagctcctcctgcagtCCGGGCGCGCGGCAGGGAGAGGGGACCGCCGAGCTGAGCCCCGGGGCCCGGGCCGTGGCTGAGGCCGGCCACCCCCGCGGGGACGCGCGGCCGAAGGCGGGGGACTGCCGATCGGCCCACGGAGGCCCCGGAGGCGCGCGCTCTGGTCCATTGTCGCCGCCCGCGCGCACCCCGCGCCCTCGGCCCCGCGGCCAAGCGCGTCAGCGGCCCCGTCAGCCCGGCCGGGCTCCGTGACGCGCGCAGCCGGCGCTATAAATAACCCGCCGCCCGCCCGGGCGCCCTGCCAGTGACGCCGGTCGGGCGGGAGAAGCGGCCGAGGAAACAATGACCCGCCGCGCCCTGCCGCCAGGCCGCAGGCCCAGCCCTCCGCGCTCCCCGCCCGACGGAGGGGCTGCCCCACCCTCTAGCCGCCGAGCGCCAACCGGGACACCCCTGGCTCAACTCCTCTGCAAGTTCCAACCAAGTTGATTTAAAACGTCTCCAAGCTTCTCCACCCCAACTCCCCCCAGTGTACTTTGGGGGTAGGAAATTGTCAATGAAAACCCCAAATAAAGAACTTGGCGTCTTAAATGTCTGCTACTTTTAAGCCACTGTGCCCCCGAGGTTCCAGAAGAAGCAGCaaggcctgagttccaggactcaCCATCTCAGCCACACTGTCCTTTACAGCTTTGTGGCCTTCGGGATGGTGCAGCCTGTTGTGATCTTCCAGGTCTGGTCCTTTGGCAGTTGGAAGTCCAGTCAAGCCTGGAATCTAAAGGGGCTTTCTCTGTAGGTAAATATTTCTGCAGAGACTTCCATTGCCATCTCCATCTTCAGGCGTTTCTGTCACAATACTCCCTGACACGTGTCTTATTCATCAAGGTTCCCCGTAGACGAATGAAGATCAGCTACTCTGCTGGAATTATCAATTATCAGTCGAATGAGACTGTATTCATTATTGCATTAATATTGATTgcgtgttcacatgtgtgtgcaaatgcgcTCACCTGCCATGGCGCTGGTGTGGAAGGTACTTGATAACTTTTGagtgtttctctccttccattttgaTTCTGAGTAGCCAACTCTTGTGGTCAGCCTTGCTGATAAGCACCTCTTCTggatgagccatctttctggcccctaAGACACTGTTTCCTCTGAGCCAAATGCCTCGGGGCATAGGAACTCTACGCTCTGGGGTGCTGATACATAGAAAATTTGCAGATCTAACCAGGAAGGTGAAGTGAGGAGGCGTGGCCAGTGAATTACAAGGGCTACAGAAACGGTTCTTAGTCAAAAATCAAGGCAAAGTGGTATAGTGACCCATCACTGGGCTGAAGTGGGAAGATCAGGAAGTTTGAGTATTATTGTCTTCGCTGGACTCTTATGTACCATTTTCTATTTGTACACTTTCCCCAAAAGTAAATATATTAGTACCGCTTGAAGAAAGGGACCGAGTATATACCATTGCAGTTATTTAAGAGAGAATGGAGGCCACCGTTGTTTCCTTTGCATGCTGGTGTTCACAGCTGATGCTGTCCCAGGCCCTTGCAAAACCACTTTCTCGTGTGAGAGAAATGGGCAGATTATGCGTTACAGAGTACACTCGGACCATTTTCTCCTATTTTGTCCCAATCTCTTTTTCCCCTGGAAAGGTAATATAAATTCTCCAGCAGAAGCTAACGCCCCAGCAGTGTTCTCGTTGACCTTCTTAGACAGCAGAAAAGAATGTGCTTCATCTCCTGTCTTCAggttggtgaaaaaaaaaaaaaaaaagaaagaaaagaaaagaaaagaaaagaaagaacgaaaacataaaagagaaagaaacaggttTGGAGCCAAAACATTTGCTTCACATAGACACTGCTGAAGTGTGATCACAACTAAAAGTTAACCAATATTTTTTCCAGTTTCAAAAgcatctctgcctcctttcctatCGAACACCTCATCTCTTCCTTAAGACTGTTTTAAAGTCCTTGTGCTGCTTGGAAGCCGCATCTTTCTtttgccactgccactgccacagtTTTAAAGTGAACCGCTTTTGCATCTTAACCACTTTTTA
The DNA window shown above is from Mus pahari chromosome 3, PAHARI_EIJ_v1.1, whole genome shotgun sequence and carries:
- the LOC110317883 gene encoding zinc finger protein ZFPM1-like yields the protein MAGRGVRAGGDNGPERAPPGPPWADRQSPAFGRASPRGWPASATARAPGLSSAVPSPCRAPGLQEELEPGCSTTPRPGTRRPGAGSAGQVTCIGPGWGLREARGRPFPDFCPRGGLHRGRKPRWAWSAGAGEKLQCDQFHQAPPERPARRDTGTLSPSSLNPPGPLLPHVSPIRRPSCSQPWLARAPLSPWQGLLGTCWPRRPALSLVLPAAPQPLARGRQAGCRELAAPSRKLQSICNALSLIGSSELNFNKAFVSSRLIVKASIRPGR